Proteins encoded in a region of the Flammeovirga yaeyamensis genome:
- a CDS encoding CBM96 family carbohydrate-binding protein, with product MFKTNLERQFDSFLSFATRQLPYLLITFLCSISMNVQAATINVSNSQQLIDALKNASPGDEIVLASGTYTTTASTYYYPLASYYSGIDSDIASRTAYFRGTQNNITLRSSNPSNPAVLAGADWNADGYVLHVTGSNWTIKDLKIRTGAKGLILDNSSNSLIQNVEIYDIGQEGLHIRDHSHDCVVDNIFIHDVGKKNDGFGEGIYIGSDNSVWWEGNGSDTGEKGKRYRRACHNTLVKNSTFGPNITAEPVEIKEGSENTIVENCIIRGTGISGSNFADSHLDIKGTYTKIRNNTFYQDGNGTIDQSIMIVPRQSAGVAQQYTAHDNYIYGNTFELSSSGVEVAVANNGSEDIYAWNNTRIPSSGNYYNSRVNDFEPSVIKNGTGAKGSSCHIATPERGYEVAGESGSFTFEIITEEGFTVSTDQSWMTASRSGNTITVTYNANSSGNTRSGRVNINGCLDTYVTIDQTTGSGPVCTLELNSSTVSFTESAGSVNIAVTTSETFSVSDNQSWITASKSGDNVVINVTENTGSTERSGTVTVSGCETKTISVTQSGTATTCSLSVSSSSLSFSDAAGNNTVNVTSTESFTASSSQSWISTSISGNVITVSVSANSSSSARNGSVVVNGCQSKTISVAQSAGSSSGGGSTITVTDDAYVREDKPNNNYGSATSVRTEKISSEDQEGYLKFNLSGLSSSSINVAKLRVYPYSGRGVNNSLHVGNSNSWSESNITWSNKPSYGSTIATWYINDDDQYFYIDITSQVKSNAGGNLTLVITGASQDDIRYRSKESGNNAAVILINDDASNTRQLNSSISLNGDLEEELMNIYPNPISSSILKIVGTVEPILIFNIQGEKLIETTSKSIDVSELSPGFYIVRSGNQVKKLIKK from the coding sequence ATGTTTAAAACTAACTTAGAACGTCAATTCGATTCGTTCTTATCATTTGCTACACGACAACTACCTTATCTACTAATTACATTCCTATGTAGCATCAGTATGAATGTACAAGCAGCAACTATCAACGTGAGTAACTCTCAACAACTCATTGATGCTTTAAAAAATGCATCTCCGGGAGATGAAATCGTTTTGGCTAGTGGCACCTATACCACCACCGCCTCCACTTATTACTATCCTTTGGCTAGTTATTACTCTGGAATTGATAGCGATATCGCTTCCCGAACCGCCTATTTTAGAGGGACACAGAATAACATTACGCTAAGAAGTAGTAATCCTTCTAATCCAGCCGTTTTAGCCGGAGCCGATTGGAATGCTGATGGCTATGTTTTACATGTTACCGGAAGTAACTGGACGATTAAAGATTTAAAAATTCGTACGGGAGCCAAAGGTTTAATCTTGGATAACTCTAGCAATTCACTGATTCAAAATGTGGAAATTTATGATATCGGGCAAGAAGGTTTGCATATCCGAGACCATTCTCACGACTGCGTTGTGGATAACATTTTTATTCATGATGTTGGAAAGAAAAACGATGGGTTTGGCGAAGGCATCTACATTGGATCTGACAATTCTGTATGGTGGGAAGGTAATGGCTCGGATACAGGTGAAAAAGGAAAACGTTACAGAAGAGCTTGCCACAACACATTGGTAAAAAACAGTACTTTTGGACCAAATATAACGGCTGAACCTGTTGAGATTAAAGAGGGCTCTGAGAACACGATTGTCGAAAATTGTATTATTAGAGGTACTGGTATTTCAGGTTCCAACTTTGCCGATAGTCATTTAGATATTAAAGGTACGTACACCAAAATTCGAAATAATACTTTTTATCAAGATGGTAACGGTACCATTGATCAGTCGATTATGATTGTACCAAGACAAAGTGCCGGTGTTGCTCAACAATATACAGCACACGATAACTACATTTATGGAAATACTTTTGAACTAAGTTCTAGTGGTGTCGAAGTGGCGGTGGCCAACAATGGATCGGAAGATATTTATGCTTGGAACAACACGCGTATTCCATCGAGTGGTAATTATTATAATAGCAGAGTAAATGATTTTGAACCTTCGGTGATTAAAAATGGAACAGGAGCAAAGGGATCCTCTTGTCATATCGCTACTCCAGAAAGAGGATATGAAGTAGCTGGGGAAAGTGGAAGTTTTACTTTCGAGATCATTACAGAAGAAGGTTTTACGGTAAGTACTGATCAAAGTTGGATGACTGCTTCAAGAAGTGGAAATACGATAACAGTGACTTATAATGCAAACTCAAGTGGTAATACCCGATCTGGTCGTGTAAATATCAATGGCTGTTTAGATACTTATGTAACTATTGATCAAACAACGGGAAGCGGACCTGTTTGTACATTGGAATTGAATTCGAGTACAGTGTCTTTTACCGAAAGTGCGGGATCTGTTAATATTGCAGTGACTACTTCTGAGACGTTCTCAGTAAGTGATAATCAATCTTGGATTACGGCATCAAAAAGTGGGGATAACGTAGTAATTAATGTAACTGAAAACACAGGTTCAACAGAAAGATCGGGTACAGTAACAGTAAGTGGTTGTGAAACAAAAACTATTTCGGTAACTCAATCAGGTACTGCTACAACTTGTTCTCTGAGTGTATCATCAAGTAGTTTGAGTTTTTCTGATGCAGCCGGAAATAATACGGTCAACGTGACATCAACAGAAAGCTTTACAGCAAGTTCATCTCAAAGCTGGATATCAACATCAATTAGTGGAAATGTAATTACGGTAAGTGTGAGTGCAAATTCTTCTTCCTCTGCTAGAAATGGATCTGTAGTAGTGAATGGCTGTCAGTCGAAAACAATTTCAGTAGCTCAATCTGCGGGATCATCTTCTGGAGGAGGAAGCACAATCACTGTTACTGATGATGCTTATGTTAGAGAGGACAAACCAAATAATAATTACGGGTCGGCAACATCGGTGCGTACAGAAAAAATCTCTAGCGAAGATCAGGAAGGATACTTGAAATTTAATCTATCGGGTCTTTCTTCCTCTTCAATTAATGTGGCAAAATTGAGAGTATATCCTTATTCAGGTAGAGGAGTGAACAACAGTTTGCATGTTGGTAATTCTAACTCTTGGTCAGAATCTAATATCACTTGGTCGAATAAACCTTCTTATGGTTCTACGATTGCTACTTGGTACATTAACGACGATGATCAGTATTTCTATATTGATATTACTAGTCAGGTAAAATCGAATGCAGGTGGAAATTTAACGCTGGTCATTACCGGAGCATCTCAAGATGATATTAGATACAGAAGTAAAGAATCGGGTAATAATGCAGCCGTTATCTTAATTAATGATGACGCAAGCAATACACGTCAGCTAAATTCTTCGATTTCTTTAAATGGAGATTTGGAAGAGGAGTTGATGAATATCTATCCTAACCCTATTTCTTCGTCGATCTTGAAAATAGTGGGTACAGTAGAGCCAATTCTTATTTTTAATATCCAAGGAGAGAAATTGATAGAAACGACATCAAAAAGTATTGACGTATCTGAATTGTCTCCTGGATTTTATATTGTAAGATCTGGTAATCAAGTGAAAAAATTAATAAAGAAATAA
- a CDS encoding LacI family DNA-binding transcriptional regulator, translating into MELKKSVTIHDIAKALNINSSTVSRALNDNPRVSAKTKKLVHDKAKEMHYQYNSLASNLRTQKSNTIGIIVPHITKHFFSTAISGIEEEAHKAGYNVIICQSKDSEQLEAKNINTLLSSRVDGILISPAIKTTTVQHIQKAMDRNVPIFFFDRYIDEINTTRVITNDRATSKELTLHLLSQNINKLAVLTGDTSVSIYENRVKGIYDAFQQSGWNTESRLILQQIKLDVDDAYTAINKWLDENVEFDAVFGMNDMAAIGSQKALQERGFRIPEDVIVAGFSNEPISKLVSPPITTVHQPAMEIGKLAAKKMINHIEEKDKSLLASETAVLESHLIIRTSSQRNK; encoded by the coding sequence ATGGAGTTAAAAAAATCGGTGACCATACATGATATTGCAAAGGCGTTGAATATCAATAGTTCTACTGTTTCTAGAGCATTGAACGACAACCCTAGAGTATCCGCTAAGACTAAAAAGTTAGTACACGATAAGGCCAAAGAAATGCATTATCAGTACAACTCTTTGGCTTCTAATCTTAGAACACAAAAATCGAATACCATTGGTATTATTGTTCCTCATATCACAAAACATTTTTTCTCTACTGCCATTAGTGGTATAGAAGAAGAGGCACATAAAGCAGGATACAATGTCATTATTTGTCAATCGAAAGATTCAGAACAGTTAGAAGCTAAAAACATCAATACATTATTATCCAGTAGAGTGGATGGTATTTTAATCTCGCCTGCAATAAAGACCACTACGGTGCAACATATTCAAAAGGCAATGGATAGAAATGTGCCCATCTTTTTCTTCGATAGATATATTGATGAGATCAATACAACAAGAGTCATTACCAACGATAGAGCAACTTCTAAGGAGTTGACCCTTCATCTCCTTTCTCAAAATATAAATAAGCTAGCAGTACTAACAGGAGATACTTCTGTAAGTATTTATGAAAATAGGGTAAAAGGAATTTACGATGCGTTCCAACAATCGGGATGGAATACCGAGAGTCGATTAATTCTGCAGCAAATAAAATTAGATGTGGATGACGCATATACAGCCATCAATAAATGGTTGGATGAAAATGTAGAATTTGATGCCGTGTTCGGTATGAATGATATGGCTGCTATCGGTTCTCAAAAAGCCTTACAAGAAAGAGGTTTTAGAATTCCAGAAGATGTTATTGTTGCTGGTTTTAGTAACGAACCCATTTCGAAACTAGTGAGCCCTCCTATAACAACAGTTCATCAACCTGCCATGGAAATAGGTAAGTTGGCGGCGAAGAAAATGATCAATCATATTGAAGAAAAAGACAAAAGTTTGTTAGCTTCTGAAACTGCAGTTTTAGAAAGTCATTTAATTATTCGCACTTCATCACAAAGAAATAAGTGA
- the kduI gene encoding 5-dehydro-4-deoxy-D-glucuronate isomerase encodes MKHESRYSVHPADAKKYDTQQLREQFLIEKIFEDEEICLTYSHEDRYITGGAKPVYNTLELQPIDPLKADYFLERRELGIVNVGGKGIVMADGDTYTLDFKEALYLGRGVKNVTFKSIDSSAPAAFYLNSTPAHKTFPTKKVTSEEAERVELGSPETSNHRIINKLLVNSVVDTCQLQMGMTELKSGSVWNTMPGHVHDRRMEVYFYFELPEDQAICHFMGQKEESRHIWMHNHQAVISPVWSMHSGAGTSSYTFIWGMAGENLDYDDMDKIAITDLR; translated from the coding sequence ATGAAACACGAAAGCAGATATTCAGTTCATCCAGCGGATGCAAAAAAGTATGACACTCAACAATTAAGAGAGCAATTTTTAATCGAGAAGATATTTGAGGACGAAGAAATTTGTCTGACGTATTCTCATGAGGATAGATACATTACAGGGGGTGCTAAACCCGTTTACAATACATTAGAACTTCAGCCTATTGATCCGTTAAAAGCAGATTATTTCTTAGAAAGAAGAGAATTAGGTATTGTCAATGTAGGTGGAAAAGGTATCGTAATGGCCGATGGAGATACATATACTTTAGACTTTAAAGAAGCTTTATACTTAGGTCGAGGTGTTAAGAATGTCACTTTTAAAAGTATCGATTCATCTGCTCCTGCTGCTTTCTATTTAAACTCTACTCCTGCTCACAAAACGTTCCCTACAAAGAAAGTAACAAGCGAAGAAGCAGAAAGAGTAGAATTAGGTTCTCCAGAAACTTCCAACCATAGAATTATCAACAAGCTGTTAGTTAACTCAGTGGTGGACACTTGTCAGTTACAAATGGGTATGACGGAGTTAAAATCGGGTAGTGTTTGGAACACTATGCCTGGTCATGTTCACGACAGAAGAATGGAAGTGTATTTCTATTTTGAGTTGCCAGAAGATCAAGCGATTTGTCACTTTATGGGACAGAAAGAGGAATCTAGACACATTTGGATGCACAACCATCAAGCAGTGATTTCTCCGGTATGGTCAATGCACTCTGGAGCAGGTACAAGTAGCTATACTTTCATTTGGGGTATGGCAGGTGAGAACTTGGATTATGATGACATGGACAAGATTGCCATCACAGATTTAAGATAA
- a CDS encoding gluconate 5-dehydrogenase: protein MIQSFNLEGKVALVTGGTHGLGMAIATGLAKAGAQIVINDVFEDKLANAVEEYKSNGIEVKPYTFDVTKEEQVKAAIASIELEVGGIDILVNNAGIIKRTPALEMNVADFRQVINIDLIGPFIMSKYVAQGMVKRGSGKIINMCSMMSELGRNSVSAYASAKGGLKMLTRNLATEWAKYNIQVNGIGPGYFATSQTEPIRVDGHPFNEFIINRTPAGKWGDPSDLAGAAVFLSSQASDFVNGQVIYVDGGILATIGKPHGEE, encoded by the coding sequence ATGATACAATCATTTAATCTTGAAGGAAAAGTAGCTCTAGTTACGGGAGGAACACACGGGTTAGGAATGGCGATAGCAACAGGTTTAGCAAAGGCCGGTGCACAAATCGTGATTAACGATGTATTTGAAGATAAATTAGCAAATGCTGTAGAAGAATATAAAAGCAACGGCATCGAAGTAAAACCTTACACTTTTGATGTTACCAAAGAAGAACAAGTAAAAGCAGCTATTGCTTCCATAGAACTTGAAGTTGGAGGCATTGATATTTTAGTGAATAACGCTGGTATTATTAAAAGAACTCCGGCACTAGAAATGAATGTTGCAGACTTCAGACAAGTAATTAATATTGACCTGATAGGTCCATTCATTATGTCAAAATATGTGGCTCAAGGCATGGTTAAAAGAGGAAGTGGAAAGATCATCAACATGTGTTCGATGATGAGTGAGTTGGGCAGAAATAGTGTGAGTGCCTATGCTTCTGCAAAAGGTGGGTTAAAAATGCTTACGAGAAACTTGGCGACAGAATGGGCGAAATACAATATTCAGGTGAATGGAATTGGACCAGGTTATTTTGCAACTTCACAAACAGAACCTATCCGTGTTGACGGACATCCTTTTAACGAATTTATTATTAACCGTACTCCTGCAGGAAAATGGGGAGATCCATCTGATTTAGCAGGAGCAGCAGTATTCCTTTCCTCACAAGCATCCGATTTTGTTAACGGACAAGTGATTTATGTGGATGGTGGCATATTAGCGACTATCGGCAAACCTCACGGGGAAGAATAA
- a CDS encoding MFS transporter — MNTEQELIVDSEHKEGSAKTTGKYRYRILALLFMATTINYMDRSIIGVLAPTLEKLFLWSKSDYATINIAFKIAYAVGMISMGGIIDKFGTRIGYTLSIAIWSTFGMLHAALRPAFGIVGFIAARFGLGIGESGNFPAAVKTVAEWFPKKDRAFATGIFNAGSNVGAILAPLVVTAIVLDDGTNWQYAFLVTGALSAIWVFLWLNTYKKPEKHPKVSSEELEYIQQDDATMNEAEKAVKKLPWKKLIGLKQTWAFSIGKMTDGVWYFFMFWSGMFFSDKFGVSIKELGAALVIVYVVADLGSIGGGYLSRYFIDKGWTLNKARKISLLICALCILPVVFATTTENQWLAACLIALASGGHQAWSANLFSVVSDTMPKEATASVVGFGGMIGAITGMTIDFILGLTLDGSGSGAYFWMFLIAGCSYLIILGIIHLILPKLEMAKIK, encoded by the coding sequence ATGAATACTGAACAAGAACTAATTGTTGATAGCGAACATAAAGAAGGTTCTGCCAAAACAACAGGAAAATATAGATACCGAATTCTTGCACTACTTTTTATGGCCACAACCATAAACTATATGGACAGGAGTATTATTGGTGTACTAGCTCCAACTTTGGAAAAACTATTCCTTTGGTCTAAATCAGATTATGCTACCATTAATATTGCATTTAAGATTGCCTATGCAGTCGGTATGATTTCAATGGGAGGTATTATCGATAAATTTGGCACTAGAATCGGTTATACACTTTCTATTGCTATTTGGAGTACGTTCGGGATGCTTCATGCTGCATTAAGACCCGCTTTTGGTATTGTAGGATTTATCGCTGCTCGATTTGGTTTGGGTATTGGTGAATCGGGTAACTTCCCTGCCGCCGTAAAAACTGTTGCCGAATGGTTTCCTAAAAAAGACAGAGCGTTCGCTACAGGTATTTTTAACGCAGGTTCGAATGTAGGAGCAATTCTAGCCCCTCTTGTAGTAACAGCTATTGTATTAGATGATGGTACAAATTGGCAATATGCCTTTTTAGTAACAGGTGCACTAAGTGCTATTTGGGTTTTCTTATGGCTAAATACTTATAAAAAACCAGAAAAGCACCCTAAAGTAAGTTCAGAAGAATTGGAGTACATTCAACAGGATGATGCAACAATGAATGAAGCGGAAAAAGCGGTGAAGAAATTACCATGGAAAAAATTAATTGGTCTTAAACAAACATGGGCCTTCTCTATTGGTAAAATGACGGACGGAGTATGGTATTTCTTCATGTTCTGGTCAGGAATGTTCTTTTCTGATAAGTTCGGGGTTTCTATTAAAGAATTAGGGGCTGCATTAGTGATTGTCTATGTAGTGGCCGACCTTGGAAGTATTGGAGGCGGTTATCTATCACGCTATTTTATTGATAAAGGATGGACACTTAACAAGGCTAGAAAGATATCATTATTAATATGTGCATTGTGTATTTTACCTGTGGTTTTTGCAACAACTACAGAAAATCAATGGTTGGCAGCCTGCCTGATAGCATTAGCTTCTGGAGGACATCAAGCATGGTCTGCTAACCTCTTCTCGGTGGTTTCCGACACTATGCCTAAAGAAGCCACTGCCTCTGTAGTAGGTTTTGGCGGCATGATTGGAGCCATTACAGGTATGACCATCGATTTTATTCTCGGACTTACATTAGACGGTTCCGGATCGGGAGCCTACTTCTGGATGTTCTTAATCGCCGGTTGTTCTTACCTTATAATTTTAGGTATCATTCATTTGATTTTACCTAAATTGGAAATGGCTAAAATCAAATAA
- a CDS encoding DUF4861 domain-containing protein gives MENKNINFLLIGMLFLFQLTGCDKKEDISITIKNSLNIDRLETIELEASDFKELIDVYGDDQLVIVNKKTQELLLNQWIDLDGDGKNDQWIFQTKIAANASLEFVVRPLKDEENQPTSSITTYSRFVPERTDDYTWENDRVAFRTFGPDAQQRTENNLKGGTLTSGIDAWLKRVEYPIINKWYKNNLEKPGAYHKDSGEGYDPYHVGPSRGVGGIGFWVNDSLYTSKNFSAYKTIAEGPIRTVFQLDYQPWDVDGKSISETKIISLDLGSNLTHFNSSFKVDDNDIPAAGIGLTLHNKKGKSFINTQKGVFSYIEDIDDEMLGVGIVISPQSIEKAFDNKKEYKDGSHLLVVTKAEKTVDYYAGFGWGRSKQFNSAEEWNSYLETFAKRIQNPLEIEIYK, from the coding sequence ATGGAAAATAAAAACATCAACTTCTTACTCATCGGAATGCTCTTCTTATTTCAACTTACAGGATGTGATAAGAAGGAAGATATCAGTATAACTATCAAAAACTCTTTAAATATTGATCGGTTAGAAACCATTGAATTAGAAGCCTCTGATTTTAAAGAATTAATTGATGTTTATGGTGATGATCAGTTGGTAATCGTCAATAAAAAAACACAGGAATTACTCCTTAATCAGTGGATAGATCTTGATGGTGATGGAAAGAATGATCAATGGATTTTCCAAACGAAAATAGCAGCCAATGCTTCTTTAGAATTTGTGGTTCGCCCTCTTAAAGATGAAGAAAATCAACCAACGTCTTCCATCACCACTTACTCTAGATTCGTACCAGAAAGAACCGACGATTATACTTGGGAAAACGACCGTGTAGCTTTCAGAACTTTTGGGCCTGATGCACAACAAAGAACAGAGAATAATCTTAAAGGAGGTACACTTACAAGCGGAATTGATGCATGGTTGAAAAGAGTGGAATATCCTATCATCAATAAATGGTATAAAAACAATTTAGAGAAGCCTGGCGCTTATCATAAAGATTCGGGAGAAGGTTACGATCCCTATCATGTTGGACCAAGTAGAGGTGTAGGAGGAATTGGTTTTTGGGTAAATGATTCTCTGTATACATCAAAGAATTTTTCAGCATATAAAACCATTGCAGAAGGGCCAATTCGTACTGTATTTCAATTGGATTATCAACCTTGGGATGTTGATGGAAAGAGTATTTCAGAAACCAAAATTATCAGTTTGGATTTGGGGAGTAATCTAACCCATTTCAATTCTTCTTTTAAAGTAGATGACAACGATATCCCAGCAGCAGGCATTGGTTTAACTTTACACAATAAGAAAGGAAAATCATTTATCAATACTCAAAAAGGCGTATTTAGTTACATAGAAGACATTGATGATGAAATGTTAGGAGTAGGTATAGTCATCTCTCCTCAATCCATCGAAAAAGCTTTTGATAATAAAAAAGAGTACAAAGATGGCAGTCACCTTCTTGTGGTTACAAAGGCTGAGAAAACAGTAGATTATTATGCAGGTTTTGGTTGGGGTAGAAGTAAACAATTCAACTCAGCAGAAGAGTGGAACTCCTACCTAGAGACTTTTGCTAAAAGAATTCAAAATCCCTTAGAAATTGAAATTTATAAATAG